One Tissierellales bacterium DNA window includes the following coding sequences:
- the truA gene encoding tRNA pseudouridine(38-40) synthase TruA, which translates to MPKYNYKMKIVYDGTRYKGWQRLKATDNTIQGKIEDILSKNFDEEIKIVGSGRTDSGVHARGQIANFWTQKRINVSEIKRYLNRYLPEDISCVNVEEVEERFHSRYNAKKKRYRYTIQNDECINPFIRKYSWHIEEKLDLDIMKRASKLLEGKIDFSSFTNLKSKKKSKIRTIYKINILRNDSKIIIDFEGDGFLQHMVRILVGTLVELGKNNMTCEELELILRSKKRNERCPLAPAKGLCLEEVCYEDN; encoded by the coding sequence TTGCCAAAATACAATTATAAAATGAAAATTGTTTATGATGGAACTAGATATAAAGGGTGGCAAAGATTAAAGGCTACGGATAATACAATACAAGGAAAGATAGAGGATATTTTAAGTAAAAATTTTGATGAGGAGATAAAAATAGTAGGTTCGGGAAGAACTGATTCAGGTGTACATGCTAGAGGGCAAATTGCAAATTTTTGGACTCAAAAAAGAATAAATGTAAGTGAAATAAAGAGGTATCTGAATAGATATTTGCCAGAAGATATATCATGTGTGAATGTTGAAGAAGTCGAAGAAAGATTTCATTCTAGGTATAATGCTAAAAAGAAAAGATATAGATATACAATACAAAATGACGAGTGCATAAATCCATTTATTAGAAAATACTCGTGGCATATAGAAGAAAAATTGGATTTAGATATAATGAAAAGAGCGAGTAAATTACTTGAAGGGAAAATTGACTTTTCTAGCTTCACAAATTTGAAAAGCAAAAAAAAGTCAAAAATTCGTACAATTTATAAGATAAATATATTAAGAAATGATTCTAAAATTATCATAGATTTTGAGGGTGATGGATTTTTACAGCATATGGTGAGGATACTGGTGGGAACACTCGTTGAATTGGGAAAAAATAATATGACATGTGAGGAGCTAGAACTTATTCTTAGATCAAAAAAGCGAAATGAAAGATGTCCATTGGCTCCGGCAAAAGGTTTGTGTTTAGAAGAAGTGTGTTATGAAGATAATTAG
- a CDS encoding family 65 glycosyl hydrolase domain-containing protein yields the protein MKQYVLEHEWELTEDGFHPETNEIYESLLSIGNGHMGGRANFEEDFSGNTLQGTYVGGIYYPDKTRVGWWKNGYPEYFAKVLNATNFIGIRIEIDGDLVDLAKVNIIDFKRSTNMKNGLLSKKIIFDTSKGKRFTIHSERFFSLSDPELACISYKLTSENSASIKITPYLDGNIKNQDANYDELFWESISSEATKYQSSLTMKTLKTDFVVSVASSYSWSSEFWISDFNVIEKNKFTATEFCGSLNKGESVHLTKYINVSTSRDYDTNDVTKKASSNLNFHNKDSFESLFLKSEAKWKSHWDHCDIKIEGDSSAQQGIRFNIFHLNQTYTGIDSRLNIGPKGFTGEKYGGSTYWDTEAYCLPFYLGTSDESISKNLLLYRYNQLDKAIENASKLGLAGALYPMVTMNGEECHNEWEITFEEIHRNAAISYAIFNYVRYTGDESYLASNGFEVLAQISRFWADRVNYNPYKDVYMLLGVTGPNEYDNNINNNWYTNRMAKWNLEYTLEVLSLLEHKYPKDHSRLMSKLNITDKELKTWNVIINKMYLPEDKDMGIFLQQDGYLDKEQILVEDLDAKHLPLNQNWSWDRILRSCFIKQADVLQGLFFLYDQYDLDVKKKNFDFYEPRTVHESSLSPCVHSIIASELGYEDKAYELYLRTARLDLDNYNNDTEDGLHITSMAGTWMSVVYGFGGFKIIDDKLSLNPFIPKAWTNYTFKLNFRSRILSVGVKHDGVHLELINGLPLDLLINSKSYTLSSSMFIKSN from the coding sequence ATGAAACAATATGTGTTAGAGCATGAATGGGAATTAACAGAAGATGGTTTTCACCCAGAAACTAATGAAATATACGAGAGTTTACTAAGTATCGGCAATGGACATATGGGTGGTCGTGCTAACTTTGAAGAAGATTTTTCTGGAAATACTCTTCAAGGAACATATGTAGGTGGCATTTACTATCCTGATAAAACTCGCGTCGGATGGTGGAAAAATGGCTACCCAGAATATTTTGCAAAAGTCTTAAATGCAACAAATTTCATTGGGATTAGAATAGAAATTGATGGTGATTTAGTTGACTTAGCTAAAGTAAATATAATAGATTTTAAAAGATCAACAAATATGAAAAATGGACTTTTATCTAAAAAAATTATTTTTGACACATCAAAAGGAAAGCGATTTACTATACATTCCGAAAGATTTTTTAGTTTAAGTGATCCTGAATTAGCTTGTATTTCATACAAACTAACTTCTGAAAATTCGGCTTCTATAAAAATCACGCCTTATTTAGATGGCAATATAAAAAATCAGGATGCAAATTATGATGAGCTTTTTTGGGAATCTATTTCTTCTGAAGCCACTAAGTATCAGTCAAGTCTTACGATGAAAACTTTGAAAACTGATTTTGTAGTTTCTGTCGCCTCTAGCTATAGCTGGTCAAGCGAATTTTGGATTTCAGATTTTAATGTAATAGAAAAAAACAAATTCACTGCTACTGAATTTTGTGGAAGTCTAAACAAAGGTGAATCTGTGCACTTAACAAAGTATATAAATGTAAGTACTAGCAGAGATTATGACACAAATGATGTTACAAAAAAAGCTTCTTCAAATTTAAATTTTCACAACAAAGATTCTTTTGAGTCATTATTTTTGAAATCAGAGGCTAAATGGAAATCACATTGGGATCATTGTGATATAAAAATTGAAGGAGATTCTTCAGCACAGCAGGGTATAAGATTTAACATATTCCATTTAAATCAAACATATACAGGCATCGACTCAAGACTTAATATAGGACCTAAGGGCTTTACAGGCGAAAAATATGGTGGAAGTACTTATTGGGATACGGAAGCTTATTGTCTTCCATTCTATCTTGGAACTAGTGATGAGTCTATATCTAAGAACTTGTTGCTTTACCGTTACAATCAACTTGATAAGGCCATTGAAAATGCCAGTAAGCTAGGCTTAGCTGGCGCACTATATCCTATGGTAACTATGAATGGTGAAGAATGTCATAACGAATGGGAAATCACATTCGAAGAAATACACCGAAATGCGGCTATCTCCTATGCTATATTTAACTATGTTCGTTATACTGGAGATGAATCTTATTTAGCGTCAAATGGATTCGAAGTCCTCGCTCAAATTTCTAGATTTTGGGCCGATAGAGTAAATTATAATCCATATAAAGACGTCTATATGTTACTAGGTGTCACTGGCCCTAATGAATACGATAATAATATAAATAACAATTGGTACACAAATAGAATGGCTAAATGGAATTTAGAATATACCTTAGAAGTTCTAAGTTTATTAGAACATAAATATCCAAAGGACCATTCTAGACTAATGAGTAAATTAAATATTACAGATAAAGAACTAAAAACTTGGAATGTAATTATAAATAAAATGTACCTTCCTGAAGACAAAGATATGGGTATATTTTTACAACAAGATGGCTATCTTGATAAAGAGCAAATACTCGTAGAGGATTTAGATGCAAAGCATCTTCCTCTAAATCAAAATTGGTCTTGGGATAGAATTCTTAGGTCTTGTTTTATAAAACAAGCTGATGTTTTGCAGGGATTATTTTTCTTATATGATCAATATGATTTAGACGTTAAGAAGAAAAATTTTGATTTTTATGAGCCTAGAACAGTTCATGAATCATCTCTATCTCCTTGCGTTCATTCAATAATAGCTAGTGAACTCGGCTATGAAGATAAGGCTTATGAGCTTTATCTCAGAACAGCTCGCCTAGATTTAGATAATTATAATAATGATACAGAAGATGGACTTCACATTACAAGTATGGCAGGAACATGGATGAGCGTAGTGTACGGTTTTGGTGGATTCAAGATTATTGATGACAAATTGTCTTTAAATCCATTTATACCTAAAGCTTGGACTAACTACACTTTTAAATTAAATTTCAGATCACGCATACTCTCTGTTGGTGTCAAGCATGATGGTGTTCATTTAGAACTCATAAATGGACTACCACTAGATTTATTAATTAATTCTAAGTCTTACACTTTAAGTAGCTCTATGTTTATAAAATCTAATTAA
- the glgP gene encoding alpha-glucan family phosphorylase, protein MSTLPKVAYFSMEYGLDTSFKTYAGGLGILAGDYIKGARDFDYPVIGIGIKWKQGYTDQMIDKDGKAYDTYHNYDYDFLEDTGITVSVTIRNREVLCKVYKVDCFGNADLYLLDTDLPENEDAWITGQLYGWFGEERIAQEMVLGIGGIKAIRALNLDIDIYHFNEGHPVFAAFELINEKTEKGLSYKKAVEKTRKEIVFTTHTPIIQGNEEHYIDRLMYMGANNGLSKKHLIEFGGKPFNMTVAALRLSKMSNAVAQLHKETANDMWKHIDNRSNILGITNAIHKPTWVDQRLSDDIKSNEIDLLWYHHMENKKALIDFIAKRNNVKLDPEKLLIGFSRRAAPYKRSDLIFTSPEIIEPLLKGQKLQIVFSGKAHPLDDVGKEIVQNLVTMSRKYPNSVVFLENYDMTIGANLTRGSDVWLNNPRRPKEASGTSGMKAAMNGVLNLSTLDGWWPEACEHGINGWSFGDAKTAEDFDGDLQAFDAHDVKALYKVLLEEVIPTYYDNRKKWIEMMISSIKSTEVFFDVKRMLEEYYELLYKA, encoded by the coding sequence ATGTCAACATTACCTAAAGTAGCTTATTTTTCAATGGAATATGGATTAGATACTTCTTTCAAAACTTATGCTGGTGGACTTGGCATTCTAGCTGGAGACTATATTAAAGGAGCTAGAGACTTTGATTATCCTGTAATTGGTATAGGTATAAAATGGAAGCAAGGATATACCGATCAAATGATCGACAAAGATGGAAAAGCTTATGATACCTATCATAATTACGACTATGATTTCTTAGAAGATACTGGCATTACTGTTTCAGTTACAATAAGAAACCGTGAGGTTCTTTGCAAAGTATATAAAGTAGATTGCTTTGGTAATGCTGATTTATATTTACTAGACACTGATTTACCTGAAAATGAAGATGCTTGGATTACAGGTCAACTTTATGGCTGGTTTGGAGAAGAAAGAATTGCTCAGGAAATGGTTCTTGGTATCGGAGGAATAAAAGCTATAAGGGCATTAAACTTAGATATTGATATTTATCATTTCAACGAGGGACATCCTGTATTTGCTGCTTTTGAACTTATAAATGAGAAAACAGAAAAAGGACTATCTTATAAAAAAGCTGTAGAAAAAACTAGAAAAGAGATAGTCTTTACAACACATACACCGATAATTCAGGGAAATGAAGAGCATTACATCGATAGGTTAATGTACATGGGAGCTAATAATGGTCTCTCAAAAAAACATTTGATTGAATTTGGCGGAAAACCATTCAATATGACTGTTGCTGCATTGAGACTTTCAAAGATGTCTAATGCAGTCGCCCAGCTTCATAAAGAAACTGCAAATGATATGTGGAAGCATATTGACAATCGCTCTAACATTCTTGGTATAACAAATGCCATTCATAAACCAACTTGGGTAGATCAACGACTTTCAGATGATATTAAATCTAACGAAATAGACTTATTGTGGTATCATCACATGGAAAACAAAAAAGCTTTAATTGATTTTATTGCAAAGCGCAATAATGTAAAGTTAGATCCTGAAAAACTTTTAATAGGTTTTTCTAGAAGAGCTGCTCCCTATAAAAGAAGCGACTTAATATTCACATCTCCAGAAATTATAGAACCACTTTTAAAAGGTCAAAAACTTCAAATTGTATTTTCTGGAAAGGCCCATCCTCTAGATGACGTTGGAAAAGAAATTGTTCAAAATTTAGTTACAATGAGCAGAAAATATCCTAATTCAGTAGTATTTTTAGAAAATTACGACATGACAATTGGAGCTAATTTGACGAGAGGATCAGACGTATGGCTAAATAATCCAAGAAGACCTAAAGAGGCTAGCGGAACTTCTGGAATGAAAGCTGCCATGAATGGAGTTTTAAACCTCTCTACTTTAGATGGCTGGTGGCCTGAAGCTTGTGAACACGGTATTAATGGTTGGTCTTTTGGAGATGCAAAAACTGCTGAAGATTTTGATGGTGACTTGCAGGCCTTTGATGCTCATGATGTAAAGGCTCTTTATAAAGTTCTTTTAGAAGAAGTTATACCAACTTATTATGATAATCGCAAAAAATGGATTGAAATGATGATTTCAAGTATTAAATCTACCGAAGTATTCTTCGACGTAAAAAGAATGCTAGAAGAATATTACGAATTATTATATAAAGCATAG
- a CDS encoding cysteine-rich small domain-containing protein has translation MENYKFFQNNKCEFFPCHKIKNKDEFNCLFCYCPLYALGKDCGGNFKIKNGIKDCSDCLIPHTTGGYEYIMSKITLILELAKENLD, from the coding sequence ATGGAAAACTATAAATTTTTTCAAAATAATAAATGTGAATTTTTCCCATGTCATAAAATAAAAAATAAAGATGAATTCAATTGTCTATTTTGCTATTGTCCACTATACGCATTGGGAAAAGACTGTGGTGGAAATTTCAAAATAAAAAACGGCATAAAGGATTGTTCTGACTGCCTAATACCACATACAACTGGCGGCTATGAGTACATAATGAGTAAGATAACTTTAATCCTTGAACTTGCTAAAGAAAACCTAGATTAG
- a CDS encoding MerR family transcriptional regulator: MSYTIGEFSKKLGVSGSTIKNYEKKFNIEIVRNSKGHRMYTENQLGLFQLILRMKNMGATLDVIHKILIQKKLVGEVSLEINENYSDEKEISEIEQVEVIKDIAVIDYNSSEIQKIEEKRYSIEEVTQLTANLKEIQDNYIMSLKEQVEQKDRQIAYYENQIQRGQELLSKVQELLDYEVDNNRHLQSKLNTLEQNLIAEKSDQIEKAENQNKLGIWSKFKKVLFNR; encoded by the coding sequence ATGTCTTATACTATTGGGGAATTTTCAAAAAAACTAGGTGTATCAGGAAGTACAATAAAAAATTATGAGAAAAAATTTAATATAGAAATTGTAAGAAATTCAAAGGGACATAGAATGTATACTGAAAATCAATTGGGATTATTTCAACTTATACTTAGGATGAAAAATATGGGTGCGACACTTGATGTTATTCACAAAATATTAATTCAAAAAAAATTAGTTGGTGAAGTCTCTCTTGAAATAAATGAAAATTATAGCGATGAAAAAGAGATAAGTGAAATAGAACAAGTTGAGGTTATCAAAGATATAGCCGTTATAGATTATAATTCATCAGAGATACAAAAAATAGAAGAAAAGAGATATTCTATAGAAGAAGTGACACAACTTACCGCTAACTTGAAAGAAATACAAGATAATTACATAATGTCACTTAAAGAACAAGTAGAACAAAAAGATAGGCAAATAGCTTATTATGAAAATCAAATTCAAAGAGGACAAGAGCTATTATCGAAAGTGCAGGAATTGCTCGACTATGAAGTTGATAACAATAGGCACCTTCAATCTAAGCTAAATACACTAGAGCAGAATTTAATTGCAGAAAAAAGCGACCAAATAGAAAAAGCCGAAAATCAGAATAAACTAGGTATTTGGTCGAAGTTTAAAAAAGTTTTATTCAATCGCTAG
- a CDS encoding chemotaxis protein → MNEKDGILLESGTGEVEVIEFKVGNEHYAINVVKVKEIIEVDKVIKVPTAPPEVPGITSIRGEVITLIDMKYVLENVKKEPIEKSMTLMCEFNQLKVAFAIDEVLGIHRINWNQIQKPDTLIDDTLVIGNIEIGENILMLLDFEKIVMDISPSSGINVGRIENIEHKDRSKSKLVLADDSPMIRKVLNDVLSEAGYVNLKFFDDGQQAYDYLSQLADIKGEDFLNEVDLLITDIEMPMMDGHTLTRKLKENRVTKNLPIIIFSSLITNDLKHKGDAVGADAQMSKPEVGKLVELVDSLILK, encoded by the coding sequence ATGAATGAAAAAGACGGTATATTATTAGAGAGTGGTACGGGTGAAGTTGAAGTCATAGAATTTAAAGTTGGAAATGAGCATTATGCAATAAATGTAGTTAAAGTAAAAGAAATTATAGAGGTTGACAAGGTAATAAAAGTTCCTACAGCGCCACCAGAAGTCCCAGGAATAACATCTATTCGTGGAGAAGTTATAACTTTGATTGACATGAAGTATGTTTTAGAGAATGTAAAGAAAGAACCTATAGAAAAAAGCATGACATTAATGTGTGAATTTAATCAGCTAAAAGTTGCATTTGCTATTGATGAAGTTCTTGGAATCCACAGAATTAATTGGAATCAAATACAAAAGCCAGATACATTGATAGATGATACTTTGGTTATAGGTAATATTGAAATCGGAGAGAATATACTTATGTTACTCGATTTTGAGAAAATAGTTATGGATATAAGCCCATCTTCTGGTATAAATGTTGGACGTATTGAAAACATTGAACACAAAGATCGATCAAAGAGCAAATTGGTATTGGCAGATGATTCACCAATGATTAGAAAAGTCTTGAATGATGTATTGAGTGAAGCAGGATATGTTAATTTGAAATTCTTTGACGATGGACAACAAGCTTATGATTATCTATCGCAATTAGCAGATATAAAAGGTGAAGATTTCTTGAATGAAGTGGATTTGCTGATTACAGATATAGAGATGCCGATGATGGATGGACATACTCTAACTAGAAAATTGAAGGAAAATAGAGTTACTAAGAATTTGCCTATAATAATATTTTCGTCACTTATTACAAATGATCTGAAGCATAAAGGTGATGCAGTTGGTGCAGATGCTCAGATGAGTAAACCGGAAGTTGGTAAATTGGTAGAACTTGTAGATAGTTTGATACTAAAATAG
- a CDS encoding glycoside hydrolase family 31 protein yields the protein MIKKTTYGYTVENDNSFLDIQFFDHDIIRFVYSDQKKLPESSPAIILKPRELEVSLDKNTIETDRIKIVIDEQSLKVKIYDLDGFLISEDCSYRIDKPLKSKDIKKEDMTMQEQAQSVAESQIQSEDMVVELKKKLMWENGIYGVGEKYGFLNKLGSKTENWSSDVLAHAPLHHPLVEHYHTAIPFYIGLDLNRAYGIYHDNTYKTLFDFGKYDSDNITFKASGGKLDYYFIYGQNAKEIVSKYGQLTGTMPLPNISYLGYQQSRWSYNDRDELMEVAKKMRASKVPCDVLYLDIDYMDNYKVFTVDSDAFYDFKDMLEMLKGLDYKVVVIIDPGVKKEKGYFVYDQGLENNYFIKNESGKTNYVGTVWPGESVFPDFMKESVREWWGELHRDLLEAGVNGIWNDMNEPADSSTESKTLPQNCIHEDDEQNRYLHKEVHNLYGLMEAMATYKGIENINTNERPFVLTRAAFAGSQRYAALWTGDNSSVWEHLELSIPMFLNLGLSGYAFVGGDVGGFIGNTTPELLIRWNQLGCFTPFFRNHSSLGSTRQEPWEFGQETLSIIKNNIGQRYELMRQWYHLAYEAHQFGLPMMRPVFLEYPKDINAYDLHEQFLLGENIMVCPIVRPRIKKKMIYLPEGKWYDYWTNEVYNSGYHVIDVNIDNIPVFVKSGSAILKNKLIQSTNELEKEPVEIQIYGDENFEKTFYLDDGKTNQYKFGKYSLVKLKYFEKNASVEKIHNGLDIDKISIEIIV from the coding sequence ATGATAAAAAAGACAACTTACGGATATACTGTAGAAAATGATAATAGCTTTTTGGACATACAATTTTTTGACCACGATATTATAAGATTTGTATATAGTGATCAAAAAAAATTACCAGAAAGTAGTCCTGCTATTATTCTAAAACCTAGAGAATTAGAAGTTTCGCTAGATAAAAATACAATAGAAACAGATAGGATTAAAATAGTAATAGATGAACAAAGTTTAAAGGTCAAGATTTATGATTTAGATGGATTTTTGATAAGTGAAGATTGCAGCTATAGAATAGATAAACCTTTGAAATCAAAAGATATTAAAAAAGAAGACATGACTATGCAAGAACAAGCTCAAAGTGTCGCTGAGTCACAAATTCAAAGTGAGGATATGGTTGTTGAGCTAAAGAAAAAGTTAATGTGGGAAAATGGAATTTATGGCGTTGGTGAAAAATATGGATTTCTAAATAAATTGGGAAGTAAAACAGAAAATTGGAGTTCGGATGTATTGGCTCATGCTCCGCTTCACCATCCATTAGTTGAGCATTATCATACTGCAATTCCATTTTATATTGGATTAGATTTAAATAGAGCATATGGTATCTATCATGACAATACTTACAAAACATTATTTGATTTTGGAAAATACGATTCAGATAATATAACATTTAAAGCTAGTGGAGGAAAGCTAGATTATTACTTTATTTATGGACAAAATGCTAAAGAAATAGTCAGTAAATATGGTCAATTAACGGGTACTATGCCATTACCTAATATATCATACTTAGGCTATCAGCAGAGTAGATGGAGCTACAATGATCGGGATGAATTGATGGAAGTTGCTAAGAAGATGAGAGCGTCAAAAGTTCCATGCGACGTGTTGTATTTAGATATAGATTATATGGATAATTATAAAGTATTTACTGTAGATAGTGATGCATTTTATGATTTTAAAGATATGCTTGAAATGTTAAAAGGTTTGGATTATAAAGTTGTTGTAATAATAGATCCTGGGGTAAAAAAAGAAAAAGGGTATTTTGTATATGATCAAGGTTTAGAAAACAATTATTTCATAAAAAATGAATCGGGAAAAACTAACTACGTAGGAACTGTATGGCCTGGAGAATCGGTATTCCCAGATTTTATGAAAGAATCAGTACGCGAATGGTGGGGAGAATTACACAGAGATTTATTAGAAGCAGGTGTAAATGGTATATGGAATGATATGAATGAACCGGCAGATTCTTCTACTGAATCTAAAACGTTACCACAAAATTGTATTCATGAAGATGATGAACAAAATAGGTATTTGCATAAAGAGGTTCATAATCTATATGGTCTCATGGAAGCAATGGCTACTTATAAAGGTATTGAAAACATAAATACAAATGAAAGACCATTTGTACTAACTAGAGCTGCATTTGCTGGATCTCAAAGGTATGCTGCACTTTGGACTGGCGATAATTCAAGTGTTTGGGAGCATCTTGAGCTATCAATTCCGATGTTTTTGAATTTAGGTTTAAGTGGCTACGCGTTTGTAGGTGGAGATGTTGGCGGTTTCATAGGTAACACGACTCCAGAGCTACTTATAAGATGGAATCAGCTTGGCTGTTTTACACCATTTTTTAGAAATCATAGTTCTCTAGGCTCTACAAGGCAAGAACCTTGGGAATTTGGTCAGGAAACATTGAGTATTATTAAGAATAATATTGGGCAAAGGTATGAACTTATGCGACAATGGTATCATTTAGCATATGAAGCTCATCAATTTGGTTTGCCAATGATGCGACCAGTGTTTTTGGAATATCCTAAAGATATAAATGCATATGATTTGCACGAACAGTTTTTACTAGGTGAAAATATAATGGTATGTCCTATTGTACGACCTAGAATAAAGAAAAAAATGATATATTTGCCGGAAGGAAAATGGTATGATTATTGGACAAATGAAGTTTATAATTCAGGATATCACGTTATTGATGTAAATATTGATAACATTCCTGTTTTCGTTAAATCAGGAAGTGCGATTTTGAAAAATAAATTGATTCAATCTACAAATGAATTAGAAAAAGAACCCGTTGAGATACAGATATATGGAGACGAAAATTTTGAAAAAACATTTTATTTAGATGATGGAAAGACTAATCAATACAAATTTGGGAAATATAGTTTGGTAAAACTAAAATATTTTGAGAAGAATGCAAGTGTAGAAAAAATACACAATGGCCTAGATATTGATAAAATTAGTATAGAGATAATTGTTTAA
- a CDS encoding amylo-alpha-1,6-glucosidase encodes MKYNVNDWPNLEAGMSKEYFLTDGYGGFLSSTILGINTRRYHGIDHRSLRAPVDRHIFISKIAEEIVIGGESYRLNPDFDESLKIKDLEPLQCVEVGESVVHSYKLPNHNIFIKREMIKARKTGYVAISYEIINNTDKKIYLNLYPYCVDRDHHKLRKDMEINIKQHNIENGVCYSFDRGDCYMEMENAVFEREDSWTPWLYYPVEKLRGLDFKEKAFVPTKIKICVKSNTRNESVLYLKSKQDEHFFKDIKEDLNKRMDKIVKKSGFKTEFGKELVRAADKFIVHRKSTENKTIIAGYPWFTDWGRDTMIAFPGITLATKRFGEAKSILISFSKYLKDGLIPNMFPDENEEPLYNTCDATLWYFIACYKYYKETGDKEFIESIYTKLEEVIKKHMCGTKGPIFKSENGLIWAGTDQTQLTWMDVKVEGWIPIKRHGFAVEINALWYNALCIMEIFSNICGGDSSYYFKEASAVKEAYEDLFWNEEKEYLNDVVRENYVETALKPNQILAVSLPFELLDEDKSKLVVDKILSKLYTPLGLRTLENDDINYEPYYEGCALERDGAYHRGTVWPWLLGEWIKAYTSVYGLDEFVSQIGFDAIEMNLKEGGIGSIGEIYEGMYPHIGRGCFAQAWSIGTILESYILFDKGVEK; translated from the coding sequence ATGAAATATAATGTAAATGATTGGCCGAATTTAGAAGCAGGGATGTCTAAAGAATATTTTTTAACAGATGGATATGGTGGTTTTTTGTCTTCTACAATTTTAGGGATAAATACAAGAAGATATCATGGGATAGACCATCGTTCACTTAGAGCTCCAGTTGACAGACATATTTTCATCAGTAAGATAGCTGAAGAAATTGTAATTGGAGGTGAAAGCTATAGATTGAATCCTGATTTTGATGAATCACTGAAAATAAAAGATTTAGAACCGCTTCAATGTGTAGAAGTAGGTGAAAGTGTTGTTCATAGTTATAAGCTTCCAAATCACAATATTTTTATTAAGAGAGAAATGATAAAAGCTAGAAAAACTGGGTATGTGGCTATTTCGTATGAAATAATAAATAATACAGACAAAAAAATTTATTTGAATTTATATCCATATTGTGTTGATCGGGATCATCACAAACTAAGAAAAGATATGGAAATTAATATTAAGCAGCACAATATAGAGAATGGTGTTTGTTATAGTTTTGATCGCGGAGATTGCTATATGGAAATGGAGAATGCAGTGTTCGAAAGAGAAGATAGCTGGACACCATGGTTATACTATCCAGTTGAAAAACTCAGAGGATTAGATTTTAAAGAAAAAGCATTTGTTCCGACAAAAATTAAGATTTGCGTAAAGAGTAATACAAGAAATGAGTCAGTTCTCTATCTAAAATCAAAGCAAGACGAACATTTTTTTAAGGACATCAAAGAAGATTTAAATAAGAGAATGGATAAAATAGTAAAAAAAAGTGGATTCAAAACAGAATTTGGAAAAGAACTAGTTAGAGCTGCTGATAAATTTATAGTTCATAGAAAATCAACAGAAAATAAAACAATAATAGCAGGTTATCCGTGGTTTACTGATTGGGGCAGGGATACTATGATTGCATTTCCTGGAATAACTTTAGCTACTAAACGATTTGGAGAGGCGAAATCAATACTGATAAGTTTTTCAAAATATTTGAAAGATGGTTTGATACCAAATATGTTTCCTGATGAAAATGAAGAACCCCTATACAATACTTGTGATGCTACGCTTTGGTATTTTATAGCATGCTACAAGTATTATAAAGAAACTGGTGATAAAGAATTTATAGAATCAATATATACAAAATTAGAAGAAGTTATAAAAAAGCATATGTGTGGCACTAAAGGTCCAATTTTTAAAAGTGAAAATGGACTTATTTGGGCAGGTACGGATCAAACTCAATTGACTTGGATGGATGTCAAAGTAGAGGGATGGATACCTATAAAGAGGCATGGATTTGCAGTTGAAATAAATGCACTTTGGTATAATGCACTTTGTATTATGGAAATATTTTCAAATATATGTGGCGGTGATAGCTCATATTATTTTAAAGAAGCTAGTGCGGTCAAAGAGGCTTATGAGGATTTATTTTGGAACGAAGAAAAAGAGTATTTAAATGATGTGGTGAGAGAAAACTATGTAGAAACCGCTTTAAAACCCAACCAAATATTGGCTGTGAGTTTGCCATTTGAATTATTGGATGAAGATAAATCAAAACTAGTAGTAGATAAAATTTTATCTAAATTGTATACACCACTAGGACTGAGAACATTAGAGAATGATGATATTAATTATGAGCCATATTATGAAGGTTGTGCACTAGAGAGAGATGGAGCATATCATAGAGGAACCGTTTGGCCTTGGCTTTTAGGAGAATGGATCAAAGCATATACAAGTGTATATGGTTTAGATGAATTTGTGAGTCAAATTGGGTTTGATGCTATAGAAATGAATTTGAAAGAAGGTGGAATCGGCTCTATTGGAGAAATATATGAAGGAATGTATCCACATATTGGTAGAGGTTGTTTTGCTCAGGCATGGTCAATTGGAACGATATTAGAATCTTATATTTTATTTGATAAAGGAGTAGAAAAATGA